The Burkholderia pyrrocinia genome has a segment encoding these proteins:
- a CDS encoding D-2-hydroxyacid dehydrogenase family protein has protein sequence MKIAILDDYQDAVRKLNCFEMLAGHDVKVFNNTVRGLGQLASRLAEVEALVLIRERTPISSQLLAKLPNLRMISQTGRVSSHIDLEACTDRGIAVLEGTGSPVAPAELTWALVMAAQRRIPQYVANLKQGAWQQSGLKTSAMPPNFGLGQVLRGQTLGIWGYGKIGRLVAGYGKAFGMNVLIWGREHSLEAARADGYTAAESREALFEQSDVLSLHLRMHDDTRGIVKQEDLMRMKPTSLLVNTSRAELLEENALVNALSHNRPGMVAIDVFESEPILQGYSLLRMENVICTPHIGYVERESYELYFSAAFRNILAFDDGDMSSVANPEALTPIRKR, from the coding sequence ATGAAAATTGCCATCCTCGACGACTACCAGGACGCCGTCCGCAAGCTGAACTGCTTCGAGATGCTTGCCGGCCACGACGTGAAGGTCTTCAACAATACGGTGCGCGGCCTGGGACAGCTCGCAAGCCGCCTGGCGGAAGTCGAGGCGCTCGTGCTGATTCGTGAACGGACCCCGATTTCGTCGCAACTGCTCGCCAAGCTGCCGAACCTGCGCATGATCAGCCAGACCGGCCGCGTCTCGAGCCACATCGACCTCGAAGCATGTACCGACCGCGGCATCGCGGTGCTCGAAGGCACGGGTTCGCCGGTCGCGCCCGCCGAGCTGACCTGGGCGCTCGTGATGGCCGCCCAGCGCCGCATTCCGCAGTACGTCGCGAACCTGAAGCAGGGCGCATGGCAGCAGTCGGGCCTGAAGACGTCGGCCATGCCGCCGAACTTCGGCCTCGGCCAGGTGCTGCGCGGCCAGACGCTCGGCATCTGGGGCTACGGCAAGATCGGCCGGCTCGTCGCCGGCTACGGCAAGGCGTTCGGGATGAACGTGCTGATCTGGGGCCGCGAGCATTCGCTCGAAGCCGCACGCGCCGACGGCTACACGGCGGCCGAGAGCCGCGAGGCGCTGTTCGAGCAGAGCGACGTGCTGTCGCTGCACCTGCGCATGCACGACGACACGCGCGGGATCGTCAAGCAGGAAGACCTGATGCGGATGAAGCCAACGTCGCTGCTCGTCAACACGAGCCGCGCGGAGCTGCTCGAGGAAAACGCGCTCGTCAACGCGCTGTCGCACAACCGTCCCGGGATGGTCGCGATCGACGTGTTCGAGAGCGAGCCGATCCTGCAGGGCTACAGCCTGCTGCGGATGGAGAACGTGATCTGCACGCCGCACATCGGCTATGTCGAACGCGAAAGCTACGAGCTCTATTTCAGCGCGGCGTTCAGGAACATCCTCGCGTTCGACGACGGCGACATGTCGAGCGTCGCCAATCCGGAAGCGCTGACGCCGATCCGCAAGCGCTGA
- a CDS encoding patatin-like phospholipase family protein — MFDQIVFAGGGNRCWWQAGFWDVAQPALGLRPRVITGISAGAATACMLYTRDAAWVMRYYEEALRHNRKNAYWGNLFGREPVFPHYRIYRQALLDIYGEPFAKLAAAPEIRIGVSHVPRWLGARSAVAAGLVAYNIEKYVRKTLHPTLGRTLGFRPEFVRAQACTQVDELADLILQSSCTPPFTPVLRRGGRPVLDGGMVDNVPVDALDPSPGDVLVLVTRLYPRPQMFTVAHGDQRRLYVQPSSKVPISSWDYTSPSQMRHAYDLGRRDGEHFLTRVDAMTGGRVAA, encoded by the coding sequence ATGTTCGACCAGATCGTCTTTGCGGGTGGCGGCAATCGCTGCTGGTGGCAGGCCGGCTTCTGGGACGTCGCGCAGCCGGCCCTCGGGCTGCGCCCGCGCGTGATCACCGGCATCTCGGCCGGCGCGGCGACCGCCTGCATGCTGTATACGCGCGACGCCGCGTGGGTGATGCGCTATTACGAAGAGGCGCTGCGCCACAACCGGAAGAACGCGTACTGGGGCAACCTGTTCGGGCGCGAGCCCGTGTTTCCGCATTACCGCATCTACCGTCAGGCATTGCTCGACATCTACGGCGAGCCGTTCGCGAAGCTCGCCGCGGCGCCGGAGATCCGCATCGGCGTGTCGCACGTGCCGCGCTGGCTCGGCGCGCGCAGCGCGGTCGCGGCCGGCCTCGTCGCGTACAACATCGAGAAATACGTGCGCAAGACGCTGCACCCGACGCTCGGGCGCACGCTCGGCTTTCGGCCTGAATTCGTGCGCGCGCAGGCCTGCACGCAAGTCGACGAACTCGCCGACCTGATCCTGCAGTCGTCCTGCACGCCGCCGTTCACGCCGGTGCTGCGCCGCGGCGGCCGGCCCGTGCTCGATGGCGGGATGGTCGACAACGTGCCGGTCGACGCGCTCGACCCGTCGCCGGGCGACGTGCTGGTGCTCGTCACGCGGCTGTATCCGCGTCCGCAGATGTTCACGGTCGCGCACGGCGACCAGCGGCGGCTGTACGTACAGCCGTCGAGCAAGGTGCCGATTTCGAGCTGGGATTACACGAGCCCGTCGCAGATGCGGCATGCGTACGACCTCGGGCGGCGCGACGGCGAGCACTTCCTCACGCGCGTCGATGCAATGACAGGCGGCCGCGTGGCCGCCTGA
- the dprA gene encoding DNA-processing protein DprA, with protein MAPRGPLAAAFEGSLMSPQALTTAALRAWLQLAHAPGLAPAVLQALLDAFGSPAALLRASDHAIAAISSPAAAQAVRTSERDDLDARTDAALAWLDTPGNALVTLNDPAYPPRLRDLHDPPPLLYVKGRLDLLHARSLAVVGSRHATPQGLADATRFARELSDAGLPIVSGLALGIDGAAHRGGLDGRSGTVALIATGADLVYPARHRALAHEIAAQGAIVSEWPLGTPARAAHFPQRNRLIAALAIGALVVEAAPRSGSLITARLANELGRDVFAIPGSIHAPLAQGCHALIRDGAKLTAAPLDILEEYGLGEPPARAECSGKSGANAIGIGIDGTEAAGQRAVAGSTQTDSAVPATAPARVEAPPPPPPGTPSEQAVLAALGYGPVTYEWLAEHSGLSDDVLHGALLALELTGRVASLPGGRFARLDAAPTPPARGVLHFPE; from the coding sequence ATGGCGCCACGCGGTCCGCTGGCCGCCGCGTTCGAGGGCAGCCTCATGTCTCCGCAAGCGCTGACCACCGCCGCGTTGCGCGCGTGGCTGCAGCTCGCGCATGCGCCCGGCCTCGCGCCCGCCGTACTGCAGGCGCTGCTCGACGCGTTCGGCTCGCCGGCGGCGCTGCTGCGCGCGTCCGACCACGCCATCGCCGCCATCAGCAGCCCCGCCGCCGCGCAGGCCGTGCGCACCAGCGAACGCGACGATCTCGACGCACGCACCGACGCCGCGCTCGCGTGGCTCGATACGCCGGGCAACGCGCTCGTCACGCTCAACGATCCGGCCTACCCGCCGCGGCTGCGCGACCTGCATGACCCGCCGCCGCTGCTATATGTAAAGGGCCGGCTCGACCTGCTGCACGCACGCAGCCTCGCCGTGGTCGGCAGCCGCCACGCGACGCCGCAGGGGCTCGCCGACGCGACGCGCTTCGCACGCGAGCTGTCCGACGCGGGGCTCCCGATCGTCTCGGGCCTCGCGCTCGGGATCGACGGCGCCGCGCATCGTGGCGGGCTCGACGGCCGGTCAGGCACGGTCGCGTTGATCGCGACGGGCGCCGATCTCGTCTACCCGGCGCGGCACCGCGCGCTCGCCCATGAGATCGCCGCGCAAGGTGCGATCGTGTCGGAATGGCCGCTCGGCACGCCGGCCCGCGCCGCGCATTTCCCGCAGCGCAACCGGTTGATCGCGGCGCTGGCGATCGGGGCGCTCGTGGTCGAGGCCGCGCCGCGCTCCGGCTCGCTGATCACCGCGCGGCTCGCGAACGAACTCGGGCGCGATGTGTTCGCGATACCGGGCTCGATCCACGCGCCGCTCGCACAGGGCTGCCATGCGCTGATCCGCGACGGCGCGAAGCTCACGGCGGCGCCGCTCGATATTCTCGAGGAATACGGGCTGGGTGAACCGCCGGCTCGCGCAGAATGCTCCGGAAAATCGGGCGCGAACGCCATCGGCATCGGCATCGACGGAACCGAAGCCGCCGGCCAGCGCGCCGTCGCCGGCAGTACGCAAACTGATTCCGCCGTTCCGGCCACTGCGCCCGCCCGAGTCGAAGCACCACCGCCTCCACCGCCCGGCACGCCGTCCGAACAGGCCGTGCTCGCCGCACTGGGATACGGCCCCGTCACATACGAATGGCTCGCCGAACACAGCGGCCTGTCCGACGACGTGCTGCACGGCGCGCTGCTCGCGCTCGAACTGACCGGCCGCGTCGCGAGCCTGCCCGGCGGACGCTTCGCGCGGCTTGACGCCGCGCCCACCCCGCCCGCGCGCGGCGTGCTACATTTCCCCGAATAG
- a CDS encoding LysR family transcriptional regulator produces the protein MDHLQSMRVFVKVADLGSFARAASAMDISNAVATRHVADLEGRLGTRLLNRTTRSLSLTESGQVYLERARQILDELEDVEQMVVARNHEPVGTLRIVAPVVFGLHNLAPVLQTYTENFPKVVPDLTLVDRQVDLVEEGFDVGIVVTRQMRSASIVTRRLTTGCMTVCATPSYLEKHGVPTHPEQLVAHPSLSLPAEYWGDERVFTGPDGEVRVRPTNVIVANNTAMLRQFALLGMGVAILPSYLIGSDIARGALVRLLPDFRLPQVEINIAYPSRRHLPAKVRTFIDHLVEYFSHATDATIGEQWAAQGATLAPIGVETRAEQPESADPNLSPRLPRSTRTRVAVPSPL, from the coding sequence ATGGATCATTTGCAGTCGATGCGCGTGTTCGTCAAGGTTGCAGATCTCGGCAGTTTCGCGCGGGCCGCGAGCGCAATGGATATCTCCAACGCGGTCGCGACGCGTCACGTCGCCGATCTGGAAGGCCGGCTCGGCACGCGTTTGCTCAATCGCACCACGCGCAGCCTTTCCCTGACGGAGTCGGGTCAGGTCTATCTGGAGCGTGCTCGCCAGATCCTCGATGAGCTCGAGGACGTCGAGCAGATGGTCGTCGCGCGCAATCACGAGCCGGTCGGCACGCTGCGCATCGTCGCGCCGGTCGTGTTCGGCCTGCATAACCTCGCGCCCGTGTTGCAGACGTACACGGAGAATTTCCCGAAAGTGGTGCCGGATCTCACGCTGGTCGACCGGCAGGTCGATCTCGTCGAGGAAGGCTTCGACGTCGGTATCGTCGTTACGCGCCAGATGCGTAGCGCGAGCATCGTCACGCGGCGGCTGACCACGGGCTGCATGACCGTGTGCGCGACGCCGAGCTATCTGGAGAAGCACGGCGTGCCGACCCATCCGGAGCAGCTCGTCGCGCACCCGAGCCTGAGCCTGCCGGCCGAATACTGGGGCGACGAGCGCGTGTTCACGGGGCCGGACGGCGAAGTGCGCGTGCGCCCGACCAACGTGATCGTCGCGAACAACACGGCGATGCTGCGCCAGTTCGCGCTGCTCGGGATGGGCGTCGCGATCCTGCCGAGCTACCTGATCGGCAGCGACATCGCGCGCGGTGCGCTCGTGCGGTTGCTGCCGGATTTCCGGCTGCCGCAGGTCGAAATCAACATCGCTTACCCGAGCCGGCGCCATTTGCCCGCGAAGGTGCGCACGTTCATCGACCACCTCGTCGAGTATTTCAGTCACGCGACCGATGCGACGATCGGCGAGCAGTGGGCCGCGCAGGGTGCGACGCTCGCGCCGATCGGCGTCGAGACGCGTGCGGAGCAGCCCGAATCGGCCGACCCGAACCTGTCGCCGCGCCTGCCGCGTTCGACACGCACGCGTGTTGCGGTGCCGTCGCCGCTGTAA
- a CDS encoding LysE family translocator, whose protein sequence is MFGITHFGFFVLAVFLLNVTPGPDTAYIVGRSVAQGRGAGLMSALGISAGCCVHALACAFGLTALLAASAAAFTVIKLVGAAYLIYLGVRMIITKQVAAPSGTAAAQAAKPLRQLFMQGFWTNVLNPKVVLFFVSFFPQFVSADSPHKALAFLTLGAVFVAMSTVWTSLVAWVAGSVTQRFSGKPGVKKWLDRTVGSAFVGLGLRLATSQR, encoded by the coding sequence ATGTTCGGCATCACCCATTTCGGCTTCTTCGTGCTGGCAGTTTTCCTGCTGAACGTCACGCCCGGCCCCGACACGGCCTACATCGTCGGCCGCAGCGTCGCGCAGGGCCGCGGCGCGGGGCTGATGTCGGCGCTCGGCATTTCGGCCGGCTGCTGCGTTCACGCGCTCGCGTGCGCATTCGGCCTCACTGCGCTGCTCGCGGCGTCGGCTGCCGCGTTCACGGTGATCAAGCTGGTCGGCGCTGCGTACCTGATCTATCTCGGCGTGCGGATGATCATCACGAAGCAGGTGGCCGCGCCGTCGGGCACCGCGGCCGCACAGGCCGCGAAGCCGCTGCGCCAGCTGTTCATGCAGGGCTTCTGGACCAACGTGCTGAACCCGAAGGTCGTGCTGTTCTTCGTGTCGTTCTTCCCGCAGTTCGTGTCGGCCGACAGCCCGCACAAGGCATTGGCGTTTCTGACCCTCGGTGCGGTGTTCGTCGCGATGAGCACGGTCTGGACCAGCCTGGTCGCATGGGTCGCGGGTAGCGTCACGCAGCGCTTTTCCGGCAAGCCGGGCGTCAAGAAGTGGCTCGATCGCACGGTCGGCAGCGCTTTCGTCGGCCTCGGCCTGCGTCTTGCAACTTCGCAACGGTGA
- the def gene encoding peptide deformylase gives MALLNILHYPDKRLHKVAKPVDKVDDRIRKLVADMAETMYAAPGIGLAATQVDVHERVIVIDISEEKNELRAFINPEIVWSSDAKQVYEEGCLSVPGIYDEVERPDHVRVRALNEQGEAFELDCEGLLAVCVQHEMDHLMGRVFVEYLSPLKQTRIKTKMKKLERAM, from the coding sequence ATGGCTTTGCTCAATATTCTTCATTACCCCGACAAGCGGCTGCACAAGGTCGCCAAGCCCGTCGACAAGGTCGACGACCGGATCCGCAAGCTCGTCGCCGACATGGCCGAGACCATGTACGCGGCGCCCGGCATCGGCCTTGCAGCCACGCAGGTCGACGTGCACGAGCGCGTGATCGTGATCGACATTTCCGAGGAAAAGAACGAGCTGCGCGCGTTCATCAACCCCGAGATCGTGTGGTCGAGCGACGCGAAGCAGGTCTATGAAGAGGGTTGCCTGTCGGTGCCCGGCATCTACGACGAAGTCGAGCGCCCCGACCACGTGCGCGTGCGCGCGCTCAATGAGCAGGGCGAGGCCTTCGAGCTCGACTGCGAGGGCCTGCTCGCCGTGTGCGTCCAGCACGAGATGGATCACCTGATGGGGCGCGTGTTCGTCGAATACCTGTCGCCGCTCAAGCAGACGCGCATCAAGACGAAGATGAAGAAACTCGAACGCGCGATGTGA
- a CDS encoding DNA topoisomerase III has protein sequence MSKALIIAEKPSVANDIARALGGFTKHDEYYESDEFVLSSAVGHLLEIAAPEEYEVKRGKWSFAHLPVIPPHFDLNPIAKSESRLKVLTKLMKRKDVERLINACDAGREGELIFRLIAQHAKAKQPVQRLWLQSMTPQAIRDGFANLRSDTDMQPLADAARCRSEADWLVGINGTRAMTAFNSKGGGFFLTTVGRVQTPTLSIVVEREEKIRRFIPRDYWEVKAAFACAGGFYEGKWYDPKFKRDEFDPEKRDSRLWSLPAAETIVAACRDQVGTVSEESKPSTQLSPLLFDLTSLQREANGRFGFSAKNTLGLAQALYEKHKVLTYPRTDARALPEDYISTVQSTLEMLKESNNYLPHAKQVLDKGWVKPNKRIFDNSKISDHFAIIPTLQAPKSLSEPEQKLYDLVVKRFLAVFFPAAEFRVTTRITEVAGHHFKTEGKVLVEPGWLQVYGRDAEGADANLVPVQKNEKVKTDEIAAVALVTKPPARYSEATLLSAMEGAGKLVEDDELREAMAAKGLGTPATRAAIIEGLLGEKYLLREGRELIPTAKAFQLMTLLRGLGVKELTAPELTGEWEYKLSQMERGNLGRDAFMQEIARMTQQIVKRAKEYDSDTIPGDYATLETPCPNCGGQVKENYRRFACTKCEFSISKIPGSRQFEIPEVEELLQKKEIGPLSGFRSKMGRPFSAILKLSFDDETKNYKLEFDFGQDQGGEEGEAPDFSAQEPVGACPKCKGRVFEHGMSYVCEHSVANPKTCDFRSGKVILQQEITREQMGKLLADGRTDLLPNFKSSRTGRNFKAFLVKQPDGKIGFEFEKKEPKAAAAKKTAKSATKDAETVTEGAAEKPAPARKTAAKTAARKTTARKTGS, from the coding sequence ATGTCCAAAGCACTGATCATTGCGGAAAAGCCTTCTGTCGCGAACGACATCGCGCGCGCTTTGGGCGGCTTTACCAAGCATGACGAATACTATGAAAGCGACGAATTCGTCCTTTCGTCCGCTGTCGGCCACTTGCTGGAAATCGCCGCCCCGGAAGAGTACGAGGTCAAGCGCGGGAAATGGAGCTTCGCGCATCTGCCCGTCATCCCCCCGCATTTCGACCTGAACCCGATCGCAAAAAGCGAGTCGCGCCTCAAGGTGCTCACCAAGCTGATGAAGCGCAAGGACGTCGAGCGCCTGATCAACGCATGTGACGCGGGGCGCGAGGGCGAACTGATTTTCCGCCTGATCGCGCAGCACGCGAAGGCGAAGCAGCCGGTCCAGCGCCTGTGGCTGCAGTCGATGACGCCGCAGGCGATCCGCGACGGTTTCGCGAACCTGCGCAGCGACACGGACATGCAGCCGCTCGCCGACGCCGCACGCTGCCGCTCGGAAGCCGACTGGCTGGTCGGGATCAACGGCACCCGTGCGATGACCGCGTTCAACAGCAAGGGCGGCGGCTTTTTCCTGACGACAGTCGGTCGCGTTCAGACGCCAACGTTGTCGATCGTCGTCGAACGCGAAGAGAAAATCCGCCGCTTCATCCCGCGCGACTATTGGGAAGTGAAGGCCGCATTCGCGTGCGCCGGCGGTTTCTACGAAGGCAAGTGGTACGACCCGAAATTCAAGCGCGACGAATTCGATCCGGAAAAGCGCGACTCCCGCCTGTGGAGCCTGCCGGCCGCCGAAACGATCGTCGCCGCATGTCGCGACCAGGTCGGCACGGTCTCCGAGGAATCGAAACCGTCGACGCAACTGTCGCCGCTGCTGTTCGACCTGACGAGCCTGCAGCGCGAGGCGAACGGCCGCTTCGGCTTCTCCGCGAAGAACACGCTCGGCCTTGCGCAGGCGCTGTATGAAAAGCACAAGGTGCTGACCTACCCGCGTACCGATGCACGCGCGCTGCCGGAAGACTACATTTCGACGGTCCAGTCCACGCTCGAGATGCTCAAGGAGAGCAACAACTACCTGCCGCATGCGAAGCAGGTGCTCGACAAGGGCTGGGTGAAGCCGAACAAGCGGATCTTCGACAACTCGAAGATCAGCGACCACTTTGCAATCATCCCGACGCTGCAGGCGCCGAAGTCGCTGTCCGAGCCGGAGCAGAAGCTGTACGACCTGGTCGTGAAGCGCTTCCTCGCCGTGTTCTTCCCGGCGGCCGAATTCCGCGTCACGACCCGGATCACCGAAGTCGCCGGCCATCACTTCAAGACCGAAGGCAAGGTGCTCGTCGAGCCGGGCTGGCTGCAGGTGTACGGCCGCGACGCCGAAGGCGCGGACGCGAACCTCGTGCCGGTGCAGAAGAACGAGAAGGTGAAGACGGACGAAATCGCCGCCGTCGCGCTCGTGACGAAGCCGCCCGCACGCTACTCGGAAGCGACGCTGCTGTCGGCGATGGAAGGCGCGGGCAAGCTCGTCGAGGACGACGAGCTGCGCGAGGCGATGGCCGCGAAGGGCCTCGGCACGCCGGCGACGCGCGCGGCGATCATCGAAGGCCTGCTCGGCGAGAAATACCTGTTGCGCGAAGGCCGCGAGCTGATCCCGACCGCGAAGGCATTCCAGCTGATGACGCTCTTGCGCGGGCTCGGCGTGAAGGAACTGACCGCGCCGGAGCTCACTGGCGAGTGGGAATACAAGCTGTCGCAGATGGAGCGCGGCAACCTCGGGCGCGACGCGTTCATGCAGGAAATCGCCCGCATGACGCAGCAGATCGTCAAGCGCGCGAAGGAATACGATTCCGACACGATCCCCGGCGACTACGCGACGCTCGAGACGCCGTGCCCGAACTGCGGCGGCCAGGTGAAGGAAAACTACCGCCGCTTCGCGTGCACGAAGTGCGAGTTCTCGATCTCGAAGATCCCGGGCAGCCGGCAGTTCGAGATTCCGGAAGTCGAGGAGCTGCTGCAGAAGAAGGAAATCGGTCCGCTGTCCGGGTTCCGCAGCAAGATGGGCCGCCCGTTCTCGGCGATCCTCAAGCTGTCCTTCGACGACGAGACGAAGAACTACAAGCTCGAGTTCGATTTCGGCCAGGACCAGGGCGGCGAGGAAGGCGAAGCGCCCGACTTCTCCGCGCAGGAGCCGGTCGGCGCGTGCCCGAAGTGCAAGGGCCGCGTGTTCGAGCACGGGATGAGCTACGTGTGCGAGCACTCGGTTGCGAACCCGAAGACCTGCGACTTCCGCTCGGGCAAGGTGATCCTGCAGCAGGAAATCACGCGCGAGCAGATGGGCAAGCTGCTCGCTGACGGCCGCACGGATCTGCTGCCGAACTTCAAGTCGTCGCGCACGGGCCGCAACTTCAAGGCGTTCCTCGTGAAGCAGCCGGACGGCAAGATCGGCTTCGAGTTCGAGAAGAAGGAACCGAAGGCCGCCGCCGCGAAGAAGACGGCGAAATCGGCGACGAAGGATGCCGAAACCGTGACGGAAGGCGCCGCAGAGAAACCGGCACCGGCCCGCAAGACCGCCGCCAAAACTGCCGCCCGCAAGACGACGGCACGCAAGACGGGCTCGTAA
- a CDS encoding PaaI family thioesterase, with translation MDENAVRELLDRLLAPWVRSLGLVPVSIGDDSVTLRLPFSGEFRHSGGVICGQVFTAAADTAMVVAISAALGEFRPMTTVSLNTNFMRPVRKGDVHVTARVLRMGRNLVFGEVELFDEDGKMAVHATSTYALVS, from the coding sequence ATGGACGAAAACGCAGTCCGCGAATTGCTGGATCGCCTGCTGGCCCCATGGGTCCGCTCGCTCGGTCTGGTTCCCGTATCGATCGGCGACGACAGCGTCACGCTGCGCCTGCCGTTTTCCGGCGAATTCCGCCATTCGGGCGGCGTGATCTGCGGCCAAGTGTTCACGGCGGCCGCCGACACCGCGATGGTGGTCGCGATCTCGGCCGCGCTCGGCGAGTTCCGGCCGATGACGACCGTGTCGCTGAACACGAACTTCATGCGCCCCGTGCGCAAGGGCGACGTGCACGTCACCGCGCGCGTGCTGCGGATGGGCCGCAACCTCGTGTTCGGCGAAGTCGAACTGTTCGACGAGGACGGCAAGATGGCCGTCCACGCGACGTCGACCTACGCACTCGTCAGCTGA
- the fmt gene encoding methionyl-tRNA formyltransferase — MTHTLRVIFAGTPEFAAAALAAIHEAGFPVPLVLTQPDRPAGRGMKLQASAVKRYAVEHRMPVAQPPSLRRAGKYPAEAADAIELLRTTPHDVMVVAAYGLLLPQEVLDIPRDGCINIHASLLPRWRGAAPIHRAIEAGDAETGVTLMQMDVGLDTGAMIEEARIAIAPDDTTATLHDRLAADGARLIVDALERLERDGTLPATPQPADGVTYAEKIGKHEAALDWRKPADVLARQVRAFDPFPGGVATLDGAAIKLWAAEPVAARGDAAPGTIVEAAPEGVVVACGSGALRVTQLQKPGGKRLPAREFLAGSPLAAGQRFALNDVA; from the coding sequence ATGACCCATACGTTGCGCGTGATTTTTGCCGGCACGCCGGAATTTGCCGCGGCTGCCCTTGCCGCGATCCACGAGGCCGGTTTCCCGGTGCCGCTCGTGCTCACCCAGCCCGATCGCCCGGCCGGGCGCGGGATGAAACTGCAGGCGAGCGCGGTGAAGCGCTACGCCGTCGAGCACCGCATGCCCGTCGCGCAGCCGCCGTCGTTGCGCCGCGCGGGCAAGTACCCCGCGGAGGCGGCCGACGCGATCGAGCTGCTGCGCACGACGCCGCACGACGTGATGGTGGTCGCCGCGTACGGCCTGCTGCTGCCGCAGGAGGTGCTCGACATTCCGCGTGACGGCTGCATCAACATCCATGCGTCGCTGCTGCCGCGCTGGCGCGGCGCCGCGCCGATCCACCGCGCGATCGAGGCTGGCGACGCCGAGACGGGCGTCACGCTGATGCAGATGGACGTCGGCCTCGACACCGGCGCGATGATCGAGGAGGCGCGCATCGCGATCGCGCCCGACGATACGACCGCGACGCTGCACGACCGGCTGGCCGCCGACGGCGCGCGGTTGATCGTCGACGCGCTCGAGCGGCTCGAGCGCGACGGCACGCTACCGGCGACGCCGCAGCCGGCCGACGGCGTGACCTATGCGGAAAAGATCGGCAAGCACGAAGCGGCGCTCGACTGGCGCAAGCCTGCCGACGTGCTCGCACGCCAGGTGCGTGCGTTCGATCCGTTCCCCGGCGGCGTCGCGACGCTCGACGGCGCGGCCATCAAGCTGTGGGCGGCCGAGCCCGTGGCGGCGCGCGGCGACGCGGCGCCCGGCACGATCGTCGAAGCCGCGCCGGAAGGCGTGGTCGTCGCATGCGGCAGCGGCGCGCTGCGCGTCACGCAGTTGCAGAAACCGGGCGGCAAGCGGCTGCCCGCGCGCGAATTCCTGGCCGGCTCGCCGCTCGCCGCAGGCCAGCGTTTCGCGCTGAACGACGTTGCGTAA
- a CDS encoding thioredoxin family protein, with amino-acid sequence MPALNLDTDADRIAERLADPGTLLVACLCAEWCGTCRDYRTAFDQLADAHPDACFAWIDIETHADRLDDLDVENFPTILIEDANTARFFGTVLPHATIVERMLSDLSAVPGAQHAPKLRNILNVEA; translated from the coding sequence ATGCCCGCGCTGAATCTCGACACCGATGCGGATCGGATCGCCGAGCGGCTCGCCGATCCCGGCACGTTGCTCGTCGCCTGCCTGTGCGCCGAGTGGTGCGGCACGTGCCGCGACTACCGGACGGCCTTCGACCAGCTCGCCGACGCGCATCCCGACGCCTGCTTCGCCTGGATCGACATCGAAACGCATGCCGACCGCCTCGACGATCTCGACGTCGAGAACTTCCCGACGATCCTGATCGAGGATGCCAACACCGCCCGCTTCTTCGGCACGGTGCTGCCGCACGCGACGATCGTCGAACGAATGCTGTCCGACCTGAGCGCGGTACCCGGTGCGCAGCACGCACCGAAATTGCGCAACATCCTGAACGTCGAAGCCTGA